A genomic region of Mitsuaria sp. 7 contains the following coding sequences:
- a CDS encoding ABC transporter substrate-binding protein — protein MTKRWTGQAATVRLARRGAAGLMLALLMASLLAMAPGAWSAPTAASAPTSVATATATTSPTLQRILANGVLRVCIWPDYYGITYRHPRDETLSGIDIDLSNELAKELGVRLRYVESSFQRLIPDLEAERCDVAMFAVAVLPQRAVALSFTQPYLQSDIYAIASRASRVVKRWEDIDQTGVVVAVQTGTSTERVMRDTLKRATLLVVQPPATRERELESGRADVFMTDYPYSRRLLDNADWAQLIASPRPFHVLPYAYAIKRGDAVWLARLDDFVARIKRDGRLRAAAERHGLGAIVVP, from the coding sequence ATGACGAAGCGATGGACCGGACAGGCCGCGACGGTCCGGCTGGCCCGCAGGGGCGCGGCCGGCCTGATGCTGGCCCTCCTGATGGCCTCCCTGCTGGCGATGGCGCCGGGGGCCTGGAGCGCCCCGACGGCGGCGTCCGCGCCGACGTCGGTCGCCACAGCCACCGCCACGACCAGTCCGACGCTGCAGCGGATCCTCGCCAACGGCGTGCTCCGCGTCTGCATCTGGCCGGACTACTACGGCATCACCTACCGCCACCCGCGCGACGAGACGCTGAGCGGCATCGACATCGATCTGTCCAATGAGCTGGCCAAGGAACTCGGCGTGCGTCTGCGCTACGTCGAATCCTCGTTCCAGCGCCTGATCCCCGACCTCGAGGCGGAACGCTGCGATGTCGCGATGTTCGCCGTCGCCGTGCTGCCCCAGCGGGCGGTGGCCTTGTCCTTCACGCAGCCCTACCTGCAGAGCGACATCTACGCCATCGCGAGCCGCGCGAGCCGCGTCGTCAAGCGCTGGGAGGACATCGACCAGACGGGCGTGGTGGTCGCCGTCCAGACCGGCACCTCGACGGAGCGGGTGATGCGGGACACGCTCAAGCGGGCGACGCTGCTCGTGGTGCAGCCGCCCGCGACGCGGGAGCGGGAACTGGAGTCCGGCCGCGCCGACGTCTTCATGACCGACTACCCGTACAGCCGACGACTGCTGGACAACGCCGACTGGGCGCAGCTGATCGCGTCGCCCCGACCCTTCCACGTCCTGCCGTATGCCTACGCGATCAAGCGCGGCGATGCGGTGTGGCTGGCGCGGCTGGACGACTTCGTCGCCCGCATCAAGCGCGACGGGCGCCTGCGCGCCGCCGCCGAGCGCCACGGTCTTGGCGCGATCGTCGTGCCCTGA
- a CDS encoding helix-turn-helix domain-containing protein, translating into MTAIARTPDDMQEDFSTREVAQRLGMAVRSVQLMVDRGELQAWRTPGGHRRILRTSLDAWLTGRGLAPTKPADLSPNDGVPARLKALLIEDSVHYQNLVMLLAQQEFPDLDLHTANDGIGGLVMYGQLQPEILLVDILLPGIDGAALVTSLRSQPQFASSELIFVTALDEQQRAPYAFALAGLPLVHKPRLVTDLPPLLAAAVQRIQARQPQFAG; encoded by the coding sequence ATGACTGCTATTGCCCGTACACCCGACGACATGCAAGAGGATTTCAGCACGCGCGAAGTGGCGCAGCGCCTCGGCATGGCCGTCCGCTCGGTGCAACTCATGGTCGACCGCGGTGAGCTGCAGGCCTGGCGCACGCCGGGCGGGCATCGCCGGATCCTGCGGACCTCGCTGGACGCGTGGCTGACCGGCCGCGGCCTGGCGCCGACCAAGCCGGCCGACCTGTCGCCCAACGACGGCGTGCCGGCACGGCTGAAGGCGCTGCTGATCGAGGACTCGGTCCACTACCAGAACCTCGTCATGCTGCTGGCGCAGCAGGAGTTTCCCGACCTCGACCTGCACACGGCCAACGACGGCATCGGCGGGCTGGTCATGTACGGGCAGCTGCAGCCCGAGATCCTGCTGGTCGACATCCTGCTGCCCGGCATCGACGGTGCCGCGCTGGTGACCAGCCTGCGTTCGCAGCCGCAGTTCGCCAGCAGCGAGCTGATCTTCGTCACCGCGCTCGACGAGCAGCAGCGCGCGCCTTACGCGTTCGCGCTGGCCGGACTGCCGCTGGTGCACAAGCCGCGTCTCGTGACCGATCTGCCGCCGCTGCTGGCCGCCGCCGTCCAGCGCATCCAGGCCCGCCAGCCGCAATTTGCCGGTTGA
- a CDS encoding response regulator, with amino-acid sequence MASRVRVLLVEDDITLQRFVSMALEDDEVRLQACISVDEALLALATQSFDLVISDLMLPGRHGLDLLQTLKQRPGLRGNARLAVFSAGLNPAVREQLEALGVTRFLSKPCSLGELQSCLDGLRDAAPPAAMPSIHQAAIEQYFGGNAALYQAFLARCRVQFPLDIANGRLACDRGEHVKLRHLAHSLKSVLLTLGHTEAAEVARQLELDAEQAATGSEEALAAARAAWPVLEEALARLL; translated from the coding sequence ATGGCGTCCCGCGTCCGGGTCCTCCTGGTGGAGGACGACATCACCCTGCAACGCTTCGTCTCCATGGCCCTGGAGGACGACGAGGTGCGCCTGCAGGCCTGCATCTCCGTGGACGAGGCGCTGCTCGCGCTGGCGACGCAGAGCTTCGACCTGGTCATCAGCGACCTGATGCTGCCGGGCCGGCACGGCCTGGATCTGCTGCAGACGCTCAAGCAGCGGCCCGGACTGCGCGGCAACGCGCGGCTGGCCGTGTTCAGCGCGGGGCTCAACCCGGCCGTGCGCGAACAGCTGGAAGCCCTGGGCGTGACGCGTTTCCTGTCCAAGCCCTGCTCGCTGGGCGAGCTCCAGTCCTGCCTGGACGGCCTGCGCGACGCGGCGCCGCCGGCCGCGATGCCGTCGATCCACCAGGCCGCCATCGAACAGTACTTCGGCGGCAATGCCGCGCTGTACCAGGCCTTCCTGGCGCGCTGCCGGGTGCAGTTCCCGCTGGACATCGCCAACGGCCGGCTCGCCTGCGACCGCGGCGAGCATGTGAAGCTGCGTCATCTCGCGCACAGCCTCAAGAGCGTGCTGCTGACGCTGGGGCACACGGAGGCGGCGGAAGTCGCGCGACAGCTGGAGCTCGATGCGGAACAGGCCGCGACGGGGTCCGAGGAGGCCCTCGCCGCCGCGCGCGCCGCGTGGCCGGTCCTCGAAGAGGCGCTGGCGCGCCTGCTCTGA
- a CDS encoding primosomal protein N', translating into MSEGPSLRRVRVAVEAPQHSGLTGPLDYLGPQDLTPGTLVHVTLGRRDVMGLVWDDLPEGQDLPEDGQLPESELRPVGEALDALPPLSDRWRRLLDFAAQYYQRSVGELALAVLPPQLRDLDAKQLQARLKKLDKADAAAAKAAAEIDAAVAAAAAEVADGTLADPLQRPALTAQQQAALDALAEQANRETPPPALLWGLTGSGKTEIYLRAAEAALERGQQVLVLVPEINLTPQLEARFAERFAGRSIVSLHSALTPAQRLRNWLAAHLGRAQLVLGTRLAVFASMPRLGLIVVDEEHDPSYKQQDGARYSARDLAVYRGHLEKVPVVLGSATPSLESWQHALAGRYRRVDLTERIGGGALPRVRLFDMNRLERKKGVTTALSVPLLDAMRKRLDRGEQSLVFLNRRGYAPVLHCDQCNWKSDCPHCSAHQVFHKEDRTLRCHHCGVTTRVPRACPSCGNPDIAPLGRGTERLEEQLAQALPGARVARIDADTTRLKGSLETQLAAVHEGDVDILVGTQMIAKGHDFRRITLVAAVNPDGALFSSDFRAPERLFSLLMQAGGRAGRDAAQAAASEMWIQTWYPEHALYQSLQKHDYEAFAGSQLHERMTANLPPFAHLALVRAEGRTVEAARDFLTAAQEAAQTLPLSLGLLLYPPVPMAISRVADSERFQMLIEAGNRAQLQRFLRAWLPELHALKRRQKGLTRWAVDVDPLAI; encoded by the coding sequence ATGAGCGAGGGTCCATCCCTTCGACGCGTTCGGGTGGCCGTGGAGGCGCCGCAGCACAGCGGGCTGACCGGACCGCTGGATTACCTCGGCCCGCAAGACTTGACCCCCGGCACGCTGGTGCATGTGACGCTGGGCCGTCGCGACGTGATGGGACTGGTCTGGGACGACCTGCCCGAGGGCCAGGACTTGCCCGAGGACGGGCAGTTGCCGGAATCCGAGCTGCGTCCGGTGGGCGAGGCGCTCGATGCGCTGCCGCCCTTGTCGGACCGCTGGCGTCGGCTGCTCGACTTCGCGGCGCAGTACTACCAGCGCAGCGTCGGTGAGCTGGCGCTGGCGGTGCTGCCGCCGCAACTGCGGGACCTCGACGCGAAGCAGCTGCAGGCGCGGCTGAAGAAACTGGACAAGGCCGATGCGGCAGCGGCGAAGGCCGCGGCTGAGATCGACGCTGCTGTCGCCGCCGCCGCCGCCGAGGTTGCGGACGGGACGCTGGCCGATCCGCTGCAGCGCCCCGCGTTGACTGCTCAGCAGCAGGCGGCACTGGATGCGCTGGCGGAGCAGGCGAACCGCGAGACGCCGCCGCCCGCGTTGTTGTGGGGGCTCACCGGCAGCGGCAAGACCGAGATCTACCTGCGCGCCGCCGAGGCCGCGCTCGAACGCGGGCAGCAGGTGCTCGTGCTGGTGCCCGAGATCAACCTGACGCCGCAGCTCGAGGCGCGTTTCGCCGAGCGTTTCGCGGGTCGTTCCATCGTGTCGCTGCACAGTGCGCTGACGCCGGCGCAGCGCCTGCGCAACTGGCTCGCCGCGCATCTGGGCCGCGCACAGCTGGTGCTGGGCACGCGGCTGGCGGTGTTCGCGTCCATGCCGCGGCTGGGACTGATCGTTGTCGACGAGGAGCACGACCCCTCCTACAAGCAGCAGGACGGCGCGCGCTATTCGGCGCGCGACCTGGCGGTCTATCGCGGCCATCTGGAGAAGGTGCCGGTGGTGCTCGGTTCGGCGACGCCGTCGCTGGAGAGCTGGCAACACGCGCTGGCCGGGCGGTATCGCCGCGTCGACCTCACCGAGCGCATCGGCGGCGGCGCGTTGCCGCGGGTCCGGCTCTTCGACATGAACCGGCTCGAACGCAAGAAAGGCGTGACGACGGCGCTGTCGGTGCCGCTGCTGGACGCGATGCGCAAGCGGCTGGACCGCGGCGAGCAGAGCCTCGTGTTCCTGAACCGCCGCGGCTATGCGCCGGTGCTGCACTGCGACCAGTGCAACTGGAAGAGCGACTGCCCGCATTGCAGCGCGCACCAGGTCTTCCACAAGGAGGACCGGACGCTGCGCTGCCACCACTGCGGCGTGACGACGCGCGTGCCGCGCGCCTGTCCGTCCTGCGGCAATCCGGACATCGCGCCGCTGGGGCGGGGCACGGAGCGGCTCGAGGAGCAGCTCGCGCAGGCGCTGCCCGGCGCGCGCGTGGCGCGCATCGACGCGGACACGACCCGGCTCAAGGGCAGCCTGGAGACGCAGCTCGCGGCCGTGCACGAGGGCGACGTCGACATCCTCGTCGGCACGCAGATGATCGCCAAGGGCCACGACTTCCGACGCATCACGCTGGTCGCCGCGGTGAACCCGGACGGGGCGCTCTTCAGCAGCGATTTCCGCGCGCCGGAGCGGCTCTTCTCGCTGCTGATGCAGGCCGGCGGCCGCGCGGGCCGGGACGCCGCGCAGGCGGCCGCGAGCGAGATGTGGATCCAGACCTGGTACCCCGAGCACGCGCTGTACCAGTCGCTGCAGAAGCACGATTACGAGGCTTTCGCCGGCAGTCAGCTGCATGAGCGGATGACGGCCAACCTGCCGCCGTTCGCGCATCTGGCCCTGGTGCGGGCGGAGGGCCGCACGGTCGAAGCCGCGCGCGATTTCCTCACCGCCGCTCAGGAGGCGGCGCAGACGCTGCCGCTGTCGCTGGGGTTGCTGCTCTATCCGCCGGTGCCGATGGCCATCTCACGTGTCGCCGACAGCGAACGGTTCCAGATGCTGATCGAGGCGGGGAACCGCGCGCAGTTGCAGCGCTTCCTGCGCGCCTGGCTGCCGGAGCTGCATGCGCTCAAGCGTCGTCAGAAGGGCCTGACGCGGTGGGCGGTGGACGTGGATCCGCTGGCGATCTGA
- the hemE gene encoding uroporphyrinogen decarboxylase, translating to MSAPLLNDVFLRACLREPTEYTPVWLMRQAGRYLPEYRDTRAKAGSFMGLATNKDYATEVTLQPLERYPLDAAILFSDILTVPDAMGLGLSFAQGEGPKFEKVVRDEAAVNALAVPDMDKLRYVFDAVTSIRGALNGRVPLIGFSGSPWTLACYMVEGGGSDDYRHVKSLMYARPDLMHRILSINADAVAAYLNAQIEAGAQAVMVFDSWGGVLADGQFQQFSLAYSRRVLSQLKGEHDGRRIPKLLFTKGGGLWLDEIATAGADVVGLDWTVNLGRARAQLQDRVALQGNLDPNVLFAPPAAVREQARAVLDSFGAPQRADGGWGGHVFNLGHGISQFTPPESVSELVDEVHMHSRKLRKGSA from the coding sequence ATGAGCGCCCCCCTTCTGAACGACGTCTTCCTGCGCGCCTGCCTGCGCGAGCCCACCGAGTACACCCCCGTCTGGCTGATGCGTCAGGCCGGCCGCTACCTGCCCGAGTACCGCGACACCCGCGCGAAGGCCGGCAGCTTCATGGGCCTGGCCACCAACAAGGATTACGCGACGGAGGTGACCCTCCAGCCGCTGGAGCGCTACCCGCTGGACGCCGCCATCCTGTTCAGCGACATCCTGACCGTGCCGGACGCGATGGGCCTGGGCCTGTCGTTCGCGCAGGGCGAGGGCCCGAAGTTCGAGAAGGTCGTCCGTGACGAGGCCGCCGTGAACGCGCTGGCCGTGCCCGACATGGACAAGCTGCGCTACGTCTTCGACGCGGTGACCTCCATCCGCGGCGCGCTGAACGGCCGCGTGCCGCTGATCGGTTTCTCCGGCAGCCCGTGGACGCTGGCCTGCTACATGGTCGAGGGCGGCGGCTCCGACGACTATCGCCACGTCAAGAGCCTGATGTACGCGCGTCCCGACCTGATGCACCGCATCCTGTCGATCAACGCCGACGCGGTCGCGGCCTACCTCAACGCGCAGATCGAGGCCGGCGCGCAGGCGGTGATGGTGTTCGACTCCTGGGGCGGCGTGCTGGCCGACGGCCAGTTCCAGCAGTTCAGCCTGGCGTATTCGCGCCGCGTGCTGTCGCAGCTCAAGGGTGAACACGACGGCCGCCGCATTCCCAAGCTGCTGTTCACCAAGGGCGGCGGACTGTGGCTCGATGAAATCGCCACGGCCGGCGCCGACGTCGTGGGCCTGGACTGGACGGTGAACCTCGGCCGCGCGCGGGCGCAGCTGCAGGACCGCGTCGCGCTGCAGGGCAACCTCGATCCGAACGTGCTGTTCGCGCCGCCGGCCGCGGTGCGCGAGCAGGCGCGCGCGGTGCTCGACAGCTTCGGCGCGCCGCAACGCGCGGACGGCGGCTGGGGCGGACACGTGTTCAACCTGGGCCACGGCATCAGCCAGTTCACGCCGCCGGAAAGCGTGTCCGAACTGGTCGACGAAGTGCATATGCATTCGCGCAAACTGCGCAAGGGCTCGGCGTAG
- a CDS encoding LemA family protein, which translates to MAALIVGAPMALTGCGYNEFQSLDEQVNASWSEVLSQYQRRSDLIPNIVNTVKGEASFEQDTLTKVVEARAKATSIQVTPELARDPAALQKFQAAQGELSGALSRLMVVSERYPQLQANQGFRDLRVQLEGTENRITVARNRYIKSVQEYNVLTRRFPSNLTAKIFGYDTKPNFTVQNEAAISAPPTVSFDKPATTTPAPAPAASPASN; encoded by the coding sequence ATGGCCGCGCTGATCGTGGGCGCGCCGATGGCGCTCACCGGCTGCGGCTACAACGAATTCCAGAGCCTGGACGAGCAGGTCAACGCCAGCTGGTCCGAGGTGCTCAGCCAGTACCAGCGCCGCAGCGACCTGATCCCGAACATCGTCAACACGGTGAAGGGCGAGGCCAGCTTCGAGCAGGACACGCTGACCAAGGTCGTCGAAGCACGCGCCAAGGCCACCAGCATCCAGGTCACGCCTGAACTGGCGCGGGACCCGGCGGCGCTTCAGAAGTTCCAGGCCGCGCAGGGCGAACTGTCCGGCGCGCTGAGCCGGCTGATGGTCGTCAGCGAACGCTACCCGCAGCTGCAGGCCAACCAGGGCTTCCGTGACCTGCGCGTGCAGCTCGAGGGCACGGAGAACCGCATCACCGTTGCTCGCAACCGTTACATCAAGTCGGTGCAGGAATACAACGTGCTGACCCGCCGCTTCCCGTCCAACCTGACGGCGAAGATCTTCGGCTACGACACCAAGCCCAACTTCACCGTGCAGAACGAGGCCGCGATCTCCGCGCCGCCGACGGTGAGCTTCGACAAGCCGGCCACGACCACGCCGGCACCCGCACCGGCGGCCTCGCCCGCGTCGAACTGA
- a CDS encoding YgcG family protein, which translates to MRAVRLLALVFFGLLMSLGMLPRARAQDVQPIPPLSGRVIDQTGTLNAAQREALDAKLAAFEREAGPQIVVLMVRTTAPEDIAAFAQRLGDQWKIGRRDVGDGLLVIVAKDDRRINIQTAKALEGAVPDLAARQIIERDITPAFKAGDYAGGLNRAIDSLQARIRGEHLPAPAPTPRTSKSGGGHNIDIGEIAMIAFLAVPLVGAVLTSIFGRKIGSVFTGAGAGVVGWRLSNSLLLGAGAAVASLILVGVLGIGAARRRSASPSYGGYRRSAHGSGGIAPPIIWGGGGSFGDGGGGSSDGGGFSSGGGGDFGGGGASGDW; encoded by the coding sequence ATGCGGGCTGTCCGACTCCTGGCGCTGGTCTTCTTCGGCCTGCTGATGAGCCTCGGCATGCTGCCGCGGGCGCGCGCGCAGGACGTCCAGCCGATTCCGCCGCTCAGCGGTCGCGTCATCGACCAGACCGGCACGCTGAACGCCGCGCAGCGCGAGGCGCTGGACGCGAAGCTCGCCGCCTTCGAGCGCGAGGCCGGCCCGCAGATCGTGGTGCTGATGGTGCGCACGACCGCGCCGGAGGACATCGCCGCGTTCGCGCAACGTCTCGGCGACCAGTGGAAGATCGGCCGCCGCGACGTCGGTGACGGGCTGCTGGTCATCGTCGCCAAGGACGACCGGCGCATCAACATCCAGACGGCCAAGGCGCTGGAGGGCGCGGTGCCCGACCTTGCCGCGCGGCAGATCATCGAGCGCGACATCACGCCCGCGTTCAAGGCCGGCGACTATGCCGGCGGACTGAACCGCGCGATCGATTCGCTGCAGGCGCGCATTCGCGGCGAGCATCTGCCGGCGCCGGCGCCGACGCCGCGGACGTCGAAGTCCGGCGGCGGGCACAACATCGACATCGGCGAGATCGCGATGATCGCGTTCCTCGCCGTGCCGCTGGTGGGCGCGGTGCTGACCTCGATCTTCGGCCGCAAGATCGGCAGCGTGTTCACCGGCGCGGGCGCGGGCGTCGTCGGCTGGAGGCTGAGCAACAGCCTGCTGCTGGGCGCCGGCGCGGCGGTCGCGTCGCTGATCCTGGTCGGCGTGCTCGGCATCGGCGCGGCGCGACGACGCAGCGCAAGTCCGTCGTATGGCGGCTACCGGCGCAGCGCGCATGGATCGGGCGGCATCGCGCCGCCGATCATCTGGGGCGGCGGCGGCAGTTTTGGCGACGGCGGCGGCGGCAGCAGCGACGGGGGCGGCTTCTCCTCCGGCGGGGGTGGCGACTTCGGCGGCGGCGGCGCTTCGGGAGACTGGTGA
- a CDS encoding TPM domain-containing protein, which yields MDRPTDRDIRHAGDTSRLGRFFRHRFWDEADVRRVLPSAALARLSARVTESELSHAGEIRLCVEASLPISYLWRGLTARQRALALFGKLRVWDTEHNNGVLIYLLLAEHAIEIVADRGLNQRVSAAQWQPIVDGLRQSLRGRQFEQGLVEAIRAVEALLAQHFPPQAGVVPRNELPDAVVVL from the coding sequence ATGGACCGACCCACCGACCGCGACATCCGCCACGCCGGCGACACGAGCCGGCTGGGTCGCTTCTTCCGCCACCGTTTCTGGGACGAGGCCGACGTGCGGCGCGTGCTGCCGTCGGCGGCGCTCGCGCGTCTGTCCGCGCGCGTCACCGAGAGCGAACTGAGCCACGCCGGCGAGATCCGCCTGTGCGTCGAGGCCAGCCTGCCGATCAGCTACCTGTGGCGCGGCCTGACGGCGCGACAGCGCGCGCTCGCGCTGTTCGGCAAGCTGCGCGTGTGGGACACCGAGCACAACAACGGCGTGCTCATCTATCTGCTGCTCGCGGAGCACGCGATCGAGATCGTCGCGGACCGCGGGCTGAACCAGCGCGTCAGCGCGGCGCAGTGGCAGCCCATCGTCGACGGGCTGCGGCAGTCGCTGCGCGGCAGGCAGTTCGAGCAGGGACTGGTGGAAGCGATCCGCGCCGTCGAGGCGCTGCTGGCGCAGCACTTCCCGCCGCAGGCCGGCGTGGTGCCGCGCAACGAACTGCCCGACGCGGTGGTCGTGCTGTAG